A window from Deltaproteobacteria bacterium encodes these proteins:
- a CDS encoding phage integrase N-terminal SAM-like domain-containing protein: MPQTTRRGVAPLNPQPRWPDGYIAVLREAGAQEKTIPHCVAWVRRFFAKHPGRGRRELGRTEIEAFLAETAQRPGVSNWQVQQARDALELYYEQFRGIGLRARTDSIQQKTHHRRPPLQPPSLSLKCTVSTMHGKVIS, translated from the coding sequence ATGCCTCAAACAACTCGTCGGGGGGTGGCGCCATTGAACCCCCAGCCGCGCTGGCCTGATGGATACATTGCCGTACTGCGGGAAGCCGGGGCACAGGAAAAGACCATCCCGCACTGTGTGGCCTGGGTACGCCGGTTCTTTGCAAAACATCCGGGCCGCGGGCGCAGGGAATTGGGCCGGACCGAAATCGAGGCCTTTCTGGCTGAAACGGCCCAACGCCCAGGAGTGTCCAACTGGCAAGTCCAGCAGGCCCGTGACGCCCTGGAATTGTACTACGAGCAGTTTCGGGGCATCGGGCTCCGGGCACGCACCGATTCGATACAGCAAAAAACCCATCACAGACGCCCTCCACTCCAACCGCCAAGCCTGTCGTTAAAGTGCACAGTTTCAACAATGCACGGAAAAGTAATCTCGTAG
- a CDS encoding response regulator, whose protein sequence is MEKKIQILILDDEPIVGKRLGPALAKMGAEVEVFENPVKALERIQEKTFDIVVTDIRMDDMDGIEILEKVKDRSAETRVIMITGYATVEVAREALGKGAFDFIAKPFKPGDLRDVIVKAAESMGYKGLSRPDPNS, encoded by the coding sequence ATGGAAAAGAAAATACAGATTCTCATCCTGGACGATGAACCTATTGTGGGGAAACGTTTGGGACCGGCCTTGGCCAAGATGGGAGCAGAGGTCGAAGTTTTTGAAAATCCGGTCAAGGCCCTGGAGCGGATCCAGGAAAAGACCTTTGATATCGTCGTGACGGATATCCGCATGGATGATATGGACGGCATTGAGATCCTGGAAAAGGTCAAGGACCGATCGGCAGAGACCAGGGTGATCATGATCACCGGCTATGCCACAGTGGAGGTCGCCCGGGAAGCCCTGGGCAAGGGAGCCTTTGATTTTATTGCCAAGCCCTTTAAGCCCGGTGACTTGAGAGATGTTATAGTCAAGGCGGCCGAATCAATGGGATACAAAGGTCTTTCCCGACCTGATCCCAATAGTTGA
- a CDS encoding response regulator yields the protein MIVKGTDKKSIMIIEDDAEMRSLLIDFLGEDGYEVEAASSGAEALRKLSERSFDLIITDIRMPGLTGLDILPGIKNLQPGVPVMVITAFGSEEIFHRSMERGATAYLEKPICFNKLGALVSGMVYQNEKEIRG from the coding sequence GTGATCGTAAAAGGAACTGATAAAAAAAGCATTATGATCATCGAAGATGATGCCGAGATGCGATCGTTGCTAATAGATTTTTTGGGGGAGGACGGCTATGAGGTAGAGGCCGCAAGCTCTGGAGCAGAGGCCCTCCGTAAACTTTCTGAACGTTCTTTTGATTTGATTATCACCGACATCCGCATGCCCGGTTTGACCGGGTTGGATATCCTGCCGGGGATCAAAAACCTGCAACCCGGGGTACCCGTTATGGTCATAACGGCCTTTGGCAGTGAAGAAATTTTTCATCGATCCATGGAGAGGGGGGCCACCGCCTATTTGGAAAAGCCCATCTGCTTTAATAAATTGGGGGCCTTGGTTTCCGGGATGGTTTACCAGAATGAAAAAGAGATAAGAGGATAG
- a CDS encoding type II toxin-antitoxin system RelE/ParE family toxin, which yields MIKSFACRETEALFNDHRARRFQAIERQSRKRLMVLHAAPSLEALRLNPGNKFHALRGNRKGQWAISINDQWRICFEWSDGNAYQVQIIDYH from the coding sequence ATGATTAAGTCTTTTGCTTGCAGAGAAACGGAGGCTTTATTCAATGATCACCGAGCTCGTCGTTTTCAGGCCATAGAACGTCAGTCAAGAAAACGACTGATGGTCTTGCATGCCGCCCCAAGTCTCGAAGCCTTAAGGCTTAACCCTGGTAACAAATTTCACGCATTAAGAGGAAATAGAAAAGGCCAATGGGCCATCAGCATCAATGACCAATGGCGGATTTGCTTTGAATGGAGTGATGGAAACGCTTACCAGGTTCAAATTATTGATTATCACTGA
- a CDS encoding HigA family addiction module antidote protein — protein MGNNNLLSPIPPGEILREDFMGPVGLSINQLARNIGVPPNRISEIVNGKRTITADTALRLQRYFGVEAQFWLNLQSEFDLRIAKRQKWLDIERRITPIKYKASEPLENAIPA, from the coding sequence ATGGGAAACAATAACCTGCTGTCACCTATCCCCCCCGGGGAAATTTTACGGGAAGACTTTATGGGTCCTGTCGGACTCAGCATTAACCAGTTGGCCAGGAATATTGGGGTACCACCAAACAGGATCAGCGAAATCGTCAATGGAAAGCGGACTATTACCGCTGATACGGCCCTCCGGTTACAACGCTATTTTGGAGTCGAGGCTCAGTTTTGGCTCAATCTCCAGTCCGAGTTTGATCTTAGAATCGCTAAACGACAAAAATGGCTGGACATTGAGCGGCGCATAACGCCAATCAAATATAAGGCCTCTGAACCATTAGAAAATGCAATACCGGCATAA